tagacatgaaataacactcatatagtcacctttacattcgtattacctaatataataGATGTCAtcggagaaaataagccatttaagacagtttaccttgtcggggagcagaatgggtggcggacaggaagtgatgttggaagtttgagttttagcttgttgtgggctatggcggcaacagtaacccgtgttattattatgatgatgatgattacgttattattattgcacctGTTGTGATTTAAATCTGTAAtgaaagtctggtgcttgtctctcCGAACAAGTacggacacctagtgaccaatgtagaatactacattcacaagttgaatgGTGGTCCTTATAActtatctttgtattttagttcatttatccatttttatgcttgaaaaatgcttcatttgggcaaaaatatgtacaatttgctgaaatgcatattttttttatactaataataggctgtcaTCTTTGAAAAACTGAGTGAGGGAATGTTCGAACTGCTgcatagtgagggacgactgtattttgttGCACCCGACACCCCGCTTTctattttgtttgttaaacACCAAAAATTACCGTTACCAATTTGATATTTTCGATTCAAACAAAGGACCAATGCGTGGTAGCCTGACGTAAAAACATCGAGCAACACAGTCTTTTACTTTTTATGAGTAAATTATGAAAGTGATTAGCTAAAAGTACGAGTGATACTTCTTTTGTTTCATGTTGTCACAAGTCAGTTGAAAGCCTTGTGCTCCCCCCTAGTGGTAAAGTggtgcaacacaaacacaaatcgttaaagggatagttctgactttttttttttacatgaagttgtatgacattctcatcagcagtggactttatcaacagtgacttaccgccctatttggtcccgcgagtccaatTCTGGTCGGatatcttcttccgctgtggaacacacgtaaacaagatggccgcggcgctccgtcgtggATGAAAatgcgagcatcttcatcacatacacatgaatggagaggcgacagtgcgcaggcacacggcgggagacaaatataacgccgagcgatttgtgaagtcagatttttttgaggaggcatttttatgatacaAATATGGTACTGttttcaacgcatattgttttgagaagccaagctGTTTACTTGAATGACCCAGCAACTGAGCAGAACTACGTTCATCGTCATgcaaatccgaccagaactggactcgcgggaccaaattggaggggtaagtcactgttgatgcactacactgctgatggggatgtcaaaattcatgtcaaaaaatccgaactatccctttaacaaaaAGTTGACCAAACACCGTTATTTCATGTAAACTGTCAAGAACATGTGCTATAGTGTGAGATGTACCATCTAGAAAACCAAATAACTCGTATCGTGAAAAAGTTCAGACTCTATGGTCAGTAATTGTGTGAGCTATTGCAGACTGGGAGTGGCGTTAGCatgatacagtattttgtcaGTGAGCGCTAGAACTCAGGCGTGCAAAGAACCTGTGCAAAACATGTATGAAATGAAATGTACGGCATCTGACAAATCAATAAGTGTCGAACATTTGCGTAATAAAGTAAATTCGCTCTATAGAGAGCGACGAAAAAATGACGTAGTAGTCTtaacaaatatgaacaaaataaacaagTCTCTCTCAAGCTTTTTACATGATCCAACTAGCATCAAAATGTTCCGTTCGTGCATTTAAGTTACGATACCGAAAAACCCCAAGACCGACCACCAAAGGTTGGTTGCCCTCCATCTTAAGGACATCTTGTCTCATTGGCGCCTCACGCTGGTGAACTGAACTTAACTGCGCTACTTGTTTGAGACAGGTCTTGCATTCTTGTTCTAAATTGAATGACTTGCGATGGCCCCTGCTAGCATAACAGCAGCTAGCAATAGAGAAGGATGGAGCTTTTTGCTGAGACTTGGACCAGTGGACACAAGGAGATGTTATGATGTGCGCCTCCTAGGTAGTCATTTGTGGTCCATGTGCCGTCACAGTTGGGCCATATGTGAGTGTGGTGATCAGTTTCGTCCACAATCCCAGTGGCTCTTGATGTTCCACCTTATTTTGAGGCTTAAGTGTTCTTGCAAGTGTAGACCTCCTCTTCCCGGACACAAGTCTGACACTCCACATGGCAGCACCAGCGCACCTGGCAGTGGCAGGACAGGCTGGTGAGGCGCATGGCTGTGTTGTAGCCCCGCCCACAGCACAGATTCTGGCAGCTGGTGTCTTTGGCACACGAGCGCCCGCCGGTGCCTGGCGAGTAGCGCGAGGGCCGGCAGAAGCTGGGCGAGTCCTCCAGGTAGACCAGGTCGGTGGTGCGCAGGCTCTGGCTGTGGCGGCGCGGCCCGGCCAGCTCGCTCTCGCCAGTGGCGGCGTTGGTGACGCTGAGCACTCGCATGGCTGTGTCGTAACGGTACTTGAGCAGCCGGCCCGTGTCGTGGAAGGGAGACAGCTGCTTCCAACAAGTCCGTACCGCGCAGGAGCCGGAAACCCCGTGACACTTGCAGGTGGTCTTGAGGCCGCTCTTCACCGCCTTGGAAAGAAGAGGAGATGTCAGTTCTCTGGTTTTGATTCATTACCTTGCCTCTTATCTGGGAGGTCTATCTGCACGGAGGCAGGCCGGGAGTCGGAAGGCGGCCGCCTGCACCTTTTTAGAATGTTTCTGCGTCTGCTCAGTCGAAACTTTAACATAATGGATTGAGGGCAACTGTCGTATTTCATTTGCCTCACATCTCTCACTCGGACAGCTCAGGCTCTGTTACGACTAGTACTGTCTGCCTCCTGAAGCCTGAGGCATGGGGGACCCAACATTGGAATCTCTCCGCCCCTTTCCCGCTTGCAATCCAGAActtaaccccccccaaaaaaagtagCAGTATCATGCCTGATTTGGGTTAAGGTAGCTGATCAACAACGAGGAGATGAGCGCACCATCAGTCAGTCTCGCTGAGGGCCAGAGACAGGTCAGATAGCATTGGGGGGCTTAGTCCGTGCCCCAAGGGGACTTGTGGGTTGAAAAGTTCCTCCCTTTGCAGGTATGAAACCCTCAGGGGGCTTCAGAGTACTATTACTGAGAGATGGGTGGGTGGTTAGGGGGCCATGTTGTTGTCGCTCCTGCTCTCTTCTCGGCGTAAAGTGAGGAAAACATTTCACTGGGGAAAGATAAGATAGCTTCccccgcttcttcttcctgtttttttttgtctcttggGTGAAAGACCCCCCGGGGGGAGCACCACAGTGGTGGTTAGGAACATTAGGCGGATTTATGGCGAGTACAGTGATTTagtaagtggaaaaaaatgctcGCTCGTATATTAAAAAGAGGCCATGGTTATAATCGCTCTCGCTCAACGATATGAGACCTTTAATTTGCAGTCAGCCCGCACAGCAAGCTTTATCATGCCTGAGCACACCTGGCTCCAGCGTTTGTCTCGCCGTCTTTGCCGCCGCCGTTTGTTTGGCTAGCTTCGTGGAAAAAACAAATCCAGCAATTTGACGCTGAAGAGTGTCAGATTCCAACTCACCCGAATCCCCACGTTGATGTTGTGGCCATCCACCTGAGCCCTCAGGTCCTTGCTGATCCTCTTCTGGCTCAGGAACCTCTTGAGGAACTTGGTGCTGTACTTGAGGTTGTCGCCGCACACCCCCCATTGCCACGCCTCCCGGTGCTGGATGCCGGGGGAATCGTCGCAAGTGCAGCGCTCCATGCGGCCCGAGCTGCACGCCTTGGCCAGGGCGTGGGTCAGTGCCGCTGACGACACCGCCAGGAGGAAGGCTGTCTCCTTGAAGGCTGGAATAAACGAGACATGCCATGTCCGCATGTGATGAACAATGAAGCTCAGATCTGGTGGTGATTTAGCACAAGGGGCAAGTAGAAGGGTGTCCCtggaattctgcctagcaacaaggtACCCTGCAAAAATGTGACAGTCTCGAGACGTGCAGTCACATGAAGTGATAAATATCTTGGATCGCGACAGTTTGAAATCATCCAGTGAGGGTTATAGGCTAGGGGAAAGTTGGTCAGTGCCCCATGAATTAGTCCTCGTAACAAGGCACCCCacaaaatttttttattttaattttttaatctgGAACAAACGAGACAAATGGTCACATGATGAATATGGATGATTACTGCAGTTTGCATTTGTTTAATGTTTAGGTTACACTTGGGGCAAGTATGTTGGTGCCCCAGCTGAAGGTGCTGTGGTGGAAAAGCTtgatccttttttcttttccttgatGCTTTTGAgagtttttatatatttaatacagagtacTGATTTAGTCATTGCTCCTGGTGTCCCACCCTGTCCGTTTTCTGCTTTATGGGGCACCAGAGCACAATTACGAAGTCTGCCTAGCCACAAGGCACCAAACAAAGATGTCACATGGTGAATTTACACTAGGGGCAAGTAGGATAGTGCCCCAGCTGTTGGTgcagttttactttttgttgtACTTAATGCAGAGTGCCGATAGAATCATTCTGTCAAGTCTCCTCGCCCTTACTTTGACCAAATTTCCAAAGAAACTGCAATTGAGTGCAGCAGGCCAGCGCCCTAACAGATGGCGATGTGTTGAAAAATCTCAAATTTTTCCTT
This genomic interval from Dunckerocampus dactyliophorus isolate RoL2022-P2 chromosome 18, RoL_Ddac_1.1, whole genome shotgun sequence contains the following:
- the wnt9b gene encoding protein Wnt-9b — protein: MRSRLPRTACLLRLVALGILLSHAAAYFGLTGREPLVFLPGPFSSEPSTGKAHLKQCEQMVLSRRQKRLCRREPGLAETLRESVRLSLLECRYQFRNERWNCSLDGRGSLLKRAFKETAFLLAVSSAALTHALAKACSSGRMERCTCDDSPGIQHREAWQWGVCGDNLKYSTKFLKRFLSQKRISKDLRAQVDGHNINVGIRAVKSGLKTTCKCHGVSGSCAVRTCWKQLSPFHDTGRLLKYRYDTAMRVLSVTNAATGESELAGPRRHSQSLRTTDLVYLEDSPSFCRPSRYSPGTGGRSCAKDTSCQNLCCGRGYNTAMRLTSLSCHCQVRWCCHVECQTCVREEEVYTCKNT